The Apus apus isolate bApuApu2 chromosome 1, bApuApu2.pri.cur, whole genome shotgun sequence nucleotide sequence ATATGCAGAAGTGCCAAGCACACAACAGTGAAACCAGAAAAACCCAGCTTTATCCGCCTGAAttaaggaggaagaagaagactGGACTGATGGCAGAAGGATGTTGAACAGGCTTGTGAAAAATCCTGCACaacttttactgttttttcagcttctgaaggGTGATTCCAATCTCTGCAAGTTCCCTACCTGGGATGCCAGGGGTGGGTGAGGAAAGGATGGGGTCCATGACAGGAATGATGGTGAACAGGTTCACATGTTGGCTGAGGCTTGTAAAGAAATCCTGTTCATTCTCAGCTGTTTGGATTGCTGCCTGAAGATATGGATGTATGTGGTCTTTGGAGCAGGCAATATGCATAGATGCATAAAAGCTGCTGGACTAAGACAGgatgaagcaaaaaaatctccagGTGGAAcctatgtggggttttttgcagaTTTGCTCTCTGCATTTATTCTCTGTAGGTGTGAAGATGCACAGTTCTCtcctgaaaaaagaaagaagaaaaaaaaaaaagcaagcatgtTTCAGTTCTCTGCCGGATTTGCCAACTGTATTTTTAGCTTACTAATTTATAGTAATAGCCTCACCTCTGAGAAATATCAGACTCAGACTGAGAAACATCCTCTGTTTCTAATGGTCAGAGCAGTGTGGCCTCCAAGCCAACAGGAATCCTGaaccctcagctgctcccttcccttgcacacacaaacacatgctGATGTCTTTCACCTTCTTCAAAGTTTGTGGCTGGCAGCAATGAAGGTCTCTGCTCCTTCAGGCAATGGGGCAATGTGGGCTGCCTTTGTGTACTCTGTGCCTTGCCCCCATTTTTTCAATAGGCTTTCCTaccccttcctccttttccctcacTACTTCTTCTCCTGCATAAGATCTCTCTGCACAGACTCTCTCAGGCCCTACTTCTGTTTATGACATACATTCTCTATATGACATACAATGCCCACAATGTGCCACGCTCACATCTGGCTACCCACCTCTCTGCAAAAACCAGCACCAGGCTGTTGGTGGCATTTACTGTCCCCTGACTCAGATGATTTCTTTCTCATCCTGCTCACTGCCCTggcatttcagtttttcacatTCCTTACAACAGGGACTTGTGCCAAGCAAATGTTTATTGGAACCAAGCGTGACCTAAAACTAGCTCATAAATGAAGCCTCCTTCTCCCActccctggcagccctgccctcttTGGCAACTGGGGAAACCCTCTGTAACGTGTGGTATGCTGGGAACCTCCTGCAAGGACTCTCCCTGTAATCTCAGGCATTTATCTTCGGGAGATCCGGCTGCTTGAGGAGTTGAGGATGACTGCTGAGGGTTTATCCTTGACAGCAAAAAAAGGGTGAGGGTGTTTCTGACTGTGTTAGCTTGCATGCAAGGTGAAATCCAGCACAGACAAGGTCATCTCTAGTTCTTGCACATTAGCTATTTGAGAGAAACTGCAAGAGAGCTAAATGATGAGCAGTGAGCTGCCCTGGCTACCCAGGGCTGTTACTGACTGAGTGTGAATGCAGGATtgaaaattttccttctctatCAATCACAAAGCAACACTCACCTTTAGCAGGGTACTGTGGCTGGCacagaggctggagaaggtAAAGCCAAGCCACTTCAAATAATCCCTGCAAATAACCAGATTAATATTTCCATATCTCTTCTGTCTCCACTGTCTGACCCTCGATGTTTAAAGCAAATTGTCTCacaatatatattaaaaaaaggttaGTAAAGCTGTTTGTGAGCACATGATTTTCTGATCTAAACTTCCATCTGACTCTTAtgaaggaagagggaaagaagtTATCTGATATTTTTCAGGCAGGTTCAACTATGTCTTATGgctgtgtttgggttttgtattgttttttaatttttgggtTCTACTTATGTGGAGAATTTCCCTATTTAATAACCATCATGTGCTGttcttctttctccagcttTGGTTGTTCCCATGTTTCTATTCCTCATGGCTCATTCTTAAGTAGCGACTaagttttctttgaaattatttcttctcacCGAACTAAAATATTTCCTGGTCTTTTCAGAAAGGGATTTAAATGGTAGAGAGATATGGGCTTCCTGCAGCAGATGTGCTATGGAAGAAAACAGGACCAATTTAAGATGGATCTGGACCGAAAGTACACAACATTTCTGTGAATTTTCTAGGTTTGCAAAATGTAGTTCAATTTGCACTTCAGTTTGCAAATAAGACATGAGAAAATAGCTaccctttttttattattgagtGAACCAAACATTCTTGTTTTAATATTCATGCTGTATCTAACTTTCGGGGGCATCAGAACTTGGCCAAGCCCGAGCTTTGCGGCTCCCATTCATTTCCAATCCTTAACtctgaaactgttcttttcACTTTGTGATGTGACACGTTCTTTGAAAAGTTTATACTGCTCAGATGGAAGATTAATTCAGAGATCTCACTGCCACTCTCTATATTGGCCATTATGATCctgttctttttgctgttgttgatgCCTTATGCCAGCTTGGCCTCAGACTCCTTCAATTTCCTTCCCTGCACTGCTTGCCTTTCCTTTTGCTGCCCGTTGACCTTCAGCTTCATCCAGTGGGCTATCAGCCAGGCGTCCTGTTGCCGATAGCTGCTGGACCCCCATACTGCATGGAGGATGCATGAAACAGCAGTATCGAATGCTCTTTGGTGCTGGGTTAGGTTGTTTCCTGGTTAACAGCCAGTTTGGGAATTGCTTAATCCTGGTTTTGGCTTAGCTGGAAGTATCCAAGATGTAATAGCTGGTGCTTCCAACACAACCTACACAGATGTTTGTCCTGAGTCAGACTTTCAAAGTCACTGGAAAAGCAGGCAAAAGGAATAGGCTGAAATTGTTTTCAAGCACTTCCACACGTTTAAACACCCTTATTTAGGGCACAGTGTTGAGTGGAGCATGAGCAGGTCTGCAGTGTGCCTTTTGCTTGATTTTCATAACCATGGGAATGCTGAGGGCAGTTTGAGATTCTCCTCTTTTGTTATGGCCAAGTCATTGCTAGACTCTGAGgtacaaagaagagaaaaatgctgtttcttgtGCAGCACTAATAATTGACTATGGCTAACAGCAATTCCAGAGTTCAACAGCCATGGTTTTCTCTCTCACTTTGTGTGCCAGTTGCCATGGTAAGCAGGAAGCACAAACCAGGCATTTTCCTAAAGGGAAACTGAAGTCATGAAGGTGGTAGGAAAGAGAGTCAAGCcctgagctcagctgctgagtagggggaaaaaaaatatgtatttcgTTTAACCTAATGATTCATCTGGTTTTTCAGGGAGAACAAAGAGCAGGCTGAATTGCAGTCATGTCCACTGAAGCTAAAACCACAAGAACccctcttttttgttctttttctgtgtgtgttccCAATGTATAATAATGGAGAGATGCTAATAATAATTCACTTCCATGCTACAGCTCAGAGACTGGATCAATGAGGGCAGCGCAAGAATCCTGAGAATCcgagaattaattaaaaaaaaaaaaaaaaataggtccTTGCTTGTCCTTCACAAATCAACAGAAGTGCATGCATGATGCACCAGAGGATTCATCACATATGCTCTTGTTCCATCTTGGCTTCCCCTCTCCAAGTACTGGGATCCCAAAgtatttctcttctctgctctgtcttGCTCTACATTATCACAGGCAAGGCAGAATTCTGCAGGAGATGTGCTAATGGGAGGACATGGTTGTGCATCCCTGGAACTTCAGCATGGTAGAACtagaaatgtgaagaaaaaagattaatctTACCCTTggaaattttaaagtatttcagaTAATGGTAATTCTACAGAAGTCAACCATTAAACCATGACAGTCTTCAAGCtctcatttcattttcagagctgcagagcagctgcagccctcaTAACCTTCAACCAGGAAAGTGTGTGATCAGGCCCTAGCAAGCCTGATCAAGTCCTTCCTCCCCGCAGCCAAAACCCGGACAAACACAGCTTAGTGCCCTGGCCTCTCACACAACAAATGAAGAGATCAAACTACATGTCAAAGAAGACAAATGCACTGCATTCATAAATAGAACCCAGGAAAAACAAACGTTCCAAAACATCAGTCGGGTACAGGtctgtttttataaaaactCCAGTTTAATCTCATGGCTGAGACCTGGCtaaacatctttcttttgtggctgttgttttactttcttctttttttaaaaagcaataaggCACAACAAAGGCAGGCAAGTCCACACAGAGAACAAAGCTTAACAAAAATACAATCCATCAGAgctagaagaagaaataatcaCAAGTCAAGGTCAGTGGGGTGGGGACAGTCCTCTTCACAGTGTCTGActtccagcctttcccttgACCTGGcaacaaataatattttaaaggggACCAGTGCCTGCAAGTACAAGATCTAAGCTCTGGGTTGCTGCATGCAGCCCTCAGAAagctcctgcctcctgccaTCCTTCTTTCCAGGGCTGTTAAAGTTCTGTTCCAGCTCCAGTTGAACTTAGTGGCAAACTTTCCATTCCTTGCTTGGAGCAGAATGAGTTATCACCAAGCCTTTACACTGATTAGGAGCAAGCAAAAGCTAAACCAAATAGGAATCAGTTACAGTTTCTCCCCCACCCTagagatttatattttttcctagagctggaaagaaggaaaagggacaATTACAAAACCTGGGAATGCCTGAAAGACAACATATGCTCCAGTAGATTGTTTGCATATTCAAGGACTGCGGAGAAGCTTGTGGTGGAAAGCTAAATCAATTCTTGCACTCTGGTCTCCCCTGATCTCATCACTCCTCTCCCAAGACAAGATCCTGCTTGGGAAGGCCAATTTAGGCCCTCTGCCCACCCAAGATTAGCCAGAACTAACTAGCTTCTTCTGTGTGGGCAAAAAGCCAGTTGATCTCACACCCTCAGTGCTACAAAAGTTGCAGTAGAAAACAGTTCCATGCATCAGCCCAGGTTTCACAGATGTACAGGTTTCTATTTAGACAATTCcttcattttaattacatttccatttaatatatttatatagaatgttcttttatatatatatacataaatttAACACCATATCCACCTCTACAGGCATTTCAGAATTcatagagaaagaaaaaagactttgaTTGCACCATTTGGACTCTGGATTAGGGAAAATGTTGCAGGACTTCATGGATGCTCTCTAATACAGAACTAAGTTCCTCTGAAGCACTAAAGGTGAAAAAAGAAGTGCTTCAGTCTTTCTGAAATGATAGCAAGGGATGCACAGCCCAGAGGAATGTGGTTTACAAGGTAAAAACCCCAAGCCCCTCATTTCTATTCACTCTCCTTCCAATAAGGCAGCTCCCACATGAGCTAACAAGTCTCTCCATCAGGGGATTCACATCTTTGTCAGCCCAACCATTTCCCTCTCAGCTGCACTTAACAGAAGCCACACAAACCCCCTGACTACTTGGGAAGAATAAGTGACATTTATCTACTTGTGTCCCCTTGGTAAAAGTCCACAAGTAACACGATTGGGATACAATAACGTGACTGAGACGGGCTATCTGCAAGCTTGGGAACAGCCTTTACACTCTTCACAGTCTCAGGAGAATCAGCACGTACTGCAAGGTCCTTGAAATGATCCTTGTAGAGCTGCAAATTATATGCAGGTCTGTTTAGGAAGGTCCTTTCCCCAGTGCCAAGAACAACTGACTTAGCTCTCGTgtatacaaaaattaaaattctaggCCAGACCCATCTCCCACAAATCTGATTTATCCCTCTCCATAgtgcttcacagaaaaaaaacaaacaaacaaacaaacaaaaaaaaacaaccctaacaaaacaaaacaaaaaacccaaacaaacccaaacccaagcagaaaacacaaaatcctTTCTGAAACTCTCTAGTGTAGCAGGTTTCTGCTGGAGGGTGGGATTTGGTACCCACAGTGTATCACTGCAGAACACTGAACTTCAGAAGAGCTTCCAGTCTCAGGTACAGTCTGCTACTGCAGGGTGACAGAGGACAACCTAAGGGCTCTGAAGTAAAAATGACATGGGGTCTGACCCTGAAGCTGACCTCAGGAATGGCTTAGTAAAGGTGGATCTCAGGAAACTCCAGCCACACAGTGAGCACCACTCAATGGGAGATGGCTTCTGTCTTCTGGCTCTCTGTCCAGCTATCAAGCTCTGGTTGTTGAAGCTGATGGCAACAACTCTGACTGTCAGCATGGATCCCATCATCAAGCATTGCAAACTCTGCAGAAGTATGAATCTGGAGTTGGGAATGGTGACACCTGTGCAGTGGTGCACCTTGCAACTAAGCAAGTactctcagctctgcaggggctTTATCTCAGTGCTCTTGATACAAGCCCACTTGTGACCACGAAGCTATAGTAATGTGCCTGCATTAAGCCCATTTGGCCAGGCTCTTGGAAATTTGATACATCAGCAGAAGGCTGGAGATGAAATTGTGGATGAAGATGGAATCAAGCTACAAAACAGAAACGTACTACAGAATCTCTGCTTAATTAAAATCCAGGAACTGGATCTGAGTTCAAATTCTGAAGCACCTTTAAAAAGTATAGTCTGGATACAGATTTTAGTTGAGGCGGatctttaatattaaataaagatttctaataattttctcTTGCAGGAGTTTCACTACTTATGCCAAAAGCACTATTACTTACTGGAAAGCTGTTAAGAGTTGAGACAGTGTATTATATACAGATTGCCAGAGTTCATTTCTTGTTCATAGATCAGCTTATATGAGAATAAGGAGGgggggtaagaaaaaaaaacaaagaacattttaatgtGCCAAGGTTTcatcacattttcttttgatacATCACTTTGTGAGCTTCACGGGCTCTGTTCCAGATGCCTTGGCAGTCAAAACTTCTAGGAACCAAGAGAATACAAATCCCTGCCCCAAGTAAACCGTTTTGTTGATGCCAAAAAAGCCTGGGCATTACTTCCACAACTTTTACTTCCTGTAAAGCCTTACCATAATAACTCATATCACACCTTGCCAAGTCATTTGCCATTACCCCAGCCATGGTGGTTAAAAGCTTTCCTGTGAGGCAGTAAAAAAGGCATTTGGGTGCCTTGTAAatggagcacagagctgtgctaACTATGAGGGGCAAGGAGGACTAGCAATACCCGAGTTTTAGTGAGAGACTGCACAGGCACAGGCTTGGGAAGAGGATAATACAATTGTCATGAAGTTGTGTATTCTGGAGCTGCCATCTATGGCTTGCCCAAGTAAAGCATAGGCTGGTATCTGTGAAAGAACACGGACATGAACAAGAACTCCAGGCTCTTGTCTGGTTAAATATTCTCCTTCAACAACACTGACAGCACAGAGTGAGTTCTCTGCTCTGTTCCCTAGGATATGGTGTTAGGCACTAGTGAGGAGTACAATGGGGATGATCAAAGACTGCAACTGATGACAGAGAAAagccctcttttttttttcgcCCTCTTTTTGGATATGGCAGGAGAAAATTCTGCTGAAGATATATTCCTTGCATCTGTGGGCCCAGAACTTCTCAAAAGTACTCTGGCATATCTCCCCTTTAGCAAAGAGTGCAGAGAAAGCACTGTACAAATTCTGGGCCCTACAGCCACGATGACACATTCAGTACAGACCAAGAGCTCATGGTTTGAgtttgctaattaaaaaaaagcccttaATACACATCCATTGGGAAATTCTGGCTGACACTCAACATGGTTGCTGTAGCACTTCCTACCAGATGCTCCGTTACTGCTTAAACTATAGCCCATAACACCCTTCCAAGGACCTACAGACTCAGCCATCTCCACAAATTACAGACCCTGCAAGCACCGTTACAAGGACAATCTCAGTGGTGGCAGCAACACCTGTGTTCCTGTCTCCAACATGGTCACTAGTGACATTTAAATTCCAGAGGCAGCATGGGCTGTACCTGGCTTTGCAACCACCCACAGTCACATACAAGGCAATTGATGAGCCTGTGGGTAATGCAGAGTGAAAGGCTTTATAAAGGAAGCTTTAATTCTATTTCCACAGCAGCTGTTGCTCATATGAACATGTATTTGCCTATAACAATAACAGGCCTTCAGGAGAAAGCTTAATTCACTTCAAATCTCCCTCTCAGGATATTGTTTATGATCTGTTCTGCAGTCCCACAAATCATCCTCTTTACCATACTCTTAACCAATTGGAAAGCACTGAGAGGCAGGGAGGTGACAACTGGCCATGCTCTCAAAGAAATGGTATCAAATCCTAAGGAGAGGAATCttaaaggaggaagaagcacCTGGGGATATGCCACACAGTGGCAATGAAAGACCAAGGGTCAAAGATGTCAGCCAGAGTGCAAGAGGGCAATAGCGGATCAGAAGATCcttgtgcttttctctgctgttggCAGCATGGGAGCACAGCTGGAGATAGTTGCAGAGGTGTCAACTGGCTTTAAGCAATGATGAAAATGGTTTATACTGGCCTTCATTAGGAccatatttttgctttcattgatACCATCTTGAGAAGTCTCTACTGCTGGACAGGCAGCTACATATTTCCCAGTCATACAGATCTTATCTGCCCAAGGAAGGTGTGGCTGAGTGCAACAAAACTTGTTAATTGCACTTGGAAGATTAAAACAACAACTAGGCATTTCCTGTTCAGCTGCTTTCATTCCTGCCCTTGCACATGCTGGAAAGAACACATCTTTGATGCAAGGATAGAGCTGGAGGCAATAACTTCAGGTAGTGTGTTTGTCACTGAAACATCCTTGGCTGTTCCTCACCCTGTGTGAAATGCTCATGCCAGCTTCACCTTCCTCTTCAGCTATCCCCAGTCTCCTTGTACTGTTTATTCACACTATCTAAATCAGACAACAGATATGGACAGGCATGGTCCTTCACTGGTGGCTGGGAAACTATGGAAGGAGGACCCAAGGACTGATCTCCTCAGCAGAGATTGTGCCCCTGCACACTGGGCTGCAGTGCTTTGGAGCAGTGTTTCCCCCCAGTTCAGTTTTCTCATTCtaatgagatttatttttccttttttccatacGGAGGATGAGACCTTCATGGGGCTTGCTAGACTTTTAGTATGAGAAAATGCAAGTTCCCTGGGACTGGCTTACAAAAAAGCAGGCAGTGAGGGACTAGATAGGggtgagaaagggaaaggaaaagcaagacaaaaagaCTATGACTCTCCatagaaaaatgctttgcaggAAACCGTAAAGGATTTGCGTCCATCTTGCACAAAACAGTTAGAACAAGAGCAAAATGGCAACAGAGCTGGTCTTGAACAGTCCCACTACAGAAAAGGAATACAAGAAGCAGTTGCTATTCAATCTGCCTCCCACTTCGACTGTCCAGAATCACAGATCGCCTCTGGGGCTGGTAAAAGCAGCTGGTAGAGGTCTCCAGTCTCTGGCCATTCTTGGGGATGGTCATTTTGTTCCGCAGTGTCACCCCCTCAGGCGTCTTCCACGAAGTCTCAGACAGATCACCACAAATGGGGCTTGAAGAGGTGGTCTGAGTGGGGCTTCTTATGGGTGATAACAACACCCTGGAGTCTGCTGAAGAGGAAGGGTGGTCCATAATGGGGAAAGGGGGACTGAAGAGAATCAGACTCTGGGGCCTTCCGGGCCTAGATCTATAGGAAGGCTTGGAGAACCCTGATGGCCTCTCCATCTTTGAGGACTGTGGGTTATCTCCAACTGCCTCCCCCTCAGAGGTGCGCTTTCGGCGCAGGACAGGGGCATCCAGAGTGGGGTGATGACTGGACTGAGAtggctccagcacagcaccaaggCTGCTGTGCCAAGGACAGGCTGAGTCCTTTTGAGCTGGgtcactgttttctttctctgctttggcTTTCTTCTCTGCCAGTGGGCTTTTGGGGGCCTCCAGGTGGCTCCATGCAACCCGTTGAGTCTGCCTGATGGCCTGCTTAGTTTCTGGTTCCTTCTtctcagccagcagagcagtgttCTGAgcctgcaggggctgggggatcTGGGTATACTGAATCTTGGGTGGTATGACAGGCACTGCTCTAGCCTGGCACATCTTTATCATGAAGGAGGTCCTGACCGCTGACACGCTGACAGGGGCAGAGTTACGACGGCCAGTGGTGGCATGGGCCACTGCCAGGTAATCCAAGTCTAGATCCACGTGGGCATTGAAATTAGAGCCCCAGGGAATGCctttgctggcagcagggcaggcagtcGGCAGGGATGGGACAGAGTCACTGCTTTTTACTTCCTTCTGCCCACACAGGAGGTTCCCAGGGGCAGAGGGCTTGGACAAGCTCTCGAATGTGAAGAAATCTGGGGCTGGAAGGAGTGAATCCAAGTTGAGGGATGATGGCCTAGTCTTCACTTTGCGAGGTGTTTCTTCACCTTTATTACTCAGCTGTGACTCAGTGGCAGAGCACAATGCTTTAGTAACAGTCTCTCTTCCCAGGGCAGTATCCTGAGACGTGGATAATTCCTCCTTTGTGTTTTTCACCTGTGAAGAATTGCCTGGGCTATTTTGGTATGGTAAAGACAGTTCAAGCTTTGAGTTCCAAGGGTTTTCTTTGTTCATGtccactttcttttcctctggctCTGAAAGAAGGATTCTGGAGGGTCCTTCTTTCTCAGCTGGTACTTCCTCTCTGCTGAGGGGGTACCTCAGCTCCTCAGGTTTCAAAGGTTCTTGCGGAGGACATGTGCCACTCTCATCTTGCTTAGTTTTGCCCAAGCTAGAGGGGGAGATGGGTTGTGTTTTGGGCAGTTCACAAGTCAGTGGCAGAATGTCACTGCATGGTTGCTGCTGGTCATTGGCATCTAGGAAAGAGAACGGGATAGCCCACAGACTCATCACTGTGTCTTTACTGTCCAGGGAGAGGCTGCGACTGAATCGTGGTCTAACAGAAAAGCTTGTCTCAGCTCTCTGGCTCTGTGGCTGAAATTCCTGTATCATCTTCTCCTGAATGTCCTTAAAGGTGGGGGAATGAAGTGGGCTTGTAACCCACTGGTGATCCTCCCATGGCTCCACAAGCTCTAAGATCTGCACATTATCTGTCCAGGTATCCTCATCATCCTGGTCACCAGCATCATGGGCTCTGGTAACAGCACTGGCCTCCCTCATCTCCTGGATTCCAGCTCCACTCAGCGCCTTGGAGGAGAATGTGTCCCTTTCATCAGCAGTCAGTATCTCAGGCTTCTCTATCTGAGCCTGGGCTCTGGTAAGACCatccttttccctctgcagctggCAAGTGCTATCTTCTTCTCTCTTTGACTCTGGATGTGCTCCTTTGGAACAAGAAAATTCATTGCTCGGGGCAACCTCATTAAATTCCGATTGTCTATGATTCCTCCAGTCCACTGGAGGAGTGAGACATTcactcctgctctcctccaccACTGGGTGGTGGTTCTTTGGAGTGGCTGTGGTAGTTGGAAGAGTACTGGGTTTGGGTAaggctgaagcacagctctgctgtgcagccacATCAGACTGGCAGTTGTGGAGGCTATCTTGTTGATTCATGCCAGTGGCACCAAATAAAGGCACCTGAGTTGTTGTCTGTGGTGTTCTGCTTGCAGATTTCTGCTCAGACGCTGTTGGACTCTGCCCTGGGCCAGAGGACAAACTATCTGCTTGTACTGAAGACGAGGATTCAGAAATTAAGCCAGGCTTGGGGACAGATGCTGGCAAGAGCAGGAGCTCCTCTTCAGGTTCAATAATTTTCAGTTCCTGCTGCATCTCTGGCCAGAGAGGTTCTAGAAGGACTTTTGCAGGGTCCTCCTCaatctgaaaaaacagaaagaaatgccaTGACTTGACAGCTCACAACTTACAAGCAAATAACCCTCCCTTTTCCTCAAACAGTCCTCTTAGAATAGACAGGCTCCTGGACAAGCACGCCTATGGGTACAGGAACACACACATGCCACGAGTCCAGGGAAGGAAATATGTCTATAAACAAGTGAATTTATGAAGAAGAAGATCCAAGGTGCAGCCAAAATGAGGCCTGGACAGTTGTACCAAAAGAGTGAAGTCAAAGAGTAACTGCAATGTCTCAGCctttttctcagctctttccATGCAGGCTTACTTGGCCTTGCCAGAGGATCTGCATTTGCAAACTGCACACAAAATGGAATGAATAATCTATTCAAGGAATTATGCCAACAGATCTTTAAACAGCTGTCCAGAGATTAGCATCACTGCAAGAAATTCAGCGATAAAGCTCTGGTAGGAATACAGAGgaggcaaaaataataatttaaaaaataaaataaaattaaagtgtGCAGAGAAAGGATGTAAAAGGGACTGTTCAGGCTGTCCAGGTCAAATGGGACAGTAAAAATAGAAGGGGAATTCAGACACCATGGGTCAAAATGCTCAGACATCCGGACAGTCTCACATCTGGAGAGTCTCAGAGCAGACAGATTGTACTGACTGCAATTGTTTATTTACAGGAAAAGAAGACCAAAAGGGGACAGTAGGTAGTGGTGTAAAGATAAATCACCACATGGTGGTGTGGACAGAAGTAAAATCAGTTCATGGTCAGTTCTTGACCCTGCATAGCCTTGGTCATAGGCATAGTTTTTGTGAGTACAgacatacaaataaaatttaaacaacCTCCCAGACACCACTATGACATTGTcccccatcttttttttcctgtcttcttccTTACCACATCTCTTAAGTGTGACCCTTCTTCTGTCTTAGCTGTCTTGATCTCCTGCTGGCTACAGCTGCCTTCTGAGGAGACATCCTTTATCTTGGGCTGTCCTTTCTCTGCCTTGTCTGCAGGGAGTGGTTCTGTATGAACCTCTGAGGCTGGTGTTTGTTCCAAGATGGGACTTTGCTCTGAGgactgctgggggctgctggtgctgcttgtGCAGCTGCTTGGCCCACATAACGTCTCCTGAttttctgctgccagctgtgaaGTTTCTAAGGACTCAGATTTCCTGGCTGCCACCAACTCCTCAGGGTGAGAACCTGGATCAGAAACACAAATGAATGATGCAACTACTTGTGACTGAAAACATGTGCCCTGAGACAAGGAGGTGCTCTTTCAACCCAGTGCTAACTAACAAAGCTAAACTCCCTCTGAGCACAACCAGACACTGCTGGGAGGCCGCTCACCTCCCCAGTCTCACTACTGCGAGAAGCACAAACCTGACATGCTACTATCAAACACCCACCCTGCTACAGCTTGGTGTTCTTCCTGCCACAGGAGCAGCCTTGAGCAACCTCCACACCACCGAGTTTCAGGGCACCTCCAATAGACCAACAGAGGCTCCATATCACCTTCCTTTACACACTTTTACCTCTGGATGAAGCTGCTGGCAGGGTGGACCCCAGCTGTTTCTCCGTCCGCTCCTGCACCTGGTTTGTCCTGGTGTGGGTCCCCGCTTCCAGGGAAGAGGAGCTTGTGCTCTCAGCCACCAGGGAAGacagctcctccaggctggagagggaaacCTTCTCTTTGGGGGGCACACGGCAGGGTGTGCTGTTGGTGCTGATGACAGCGGATACCCGCAGGGGGACAGAGACTGCAAAGGGCTCTGAGATGTTCAAGGCTTTCCTCTGGTGACGAGGGGAGGCCTCCAGGGGAAAGAGGCTGCTTGGGAAACCTGATTTGGCAGCTGTGTCAGAGGTGTAGAACATGTGGCCCCCTTTGAGGGAGGTCTGCTCATTTTCAGCACTCTCTGCTGCACGGAAGACCTTCAGCTGCTCAGGAGGTGACTTTGCCTGTGGGGTCCGGGGAGGACCTTTCTCC carries:
- the ARHGAP31 gene encoding rho GTPase-activating protein 31, with amino-acid sequence MKNKGAKQKLKRKGAASAFGCDLTEYLESSGQDVPYVLKSCAEFIETHGIVDGIYRLSGVTSNIQKLRQEFVSDQCPDLTREVYLQDIHCVGSLCKLYFRELPNPLLTYELYKKFTEAVSRFPEDEQLARIQNVIQELPPSHYRTLEYLIKHLTHLASFSNMTNMHTRNLALVWAPNLLRSKEIEAVGCNGDAAFLEVRVQQLVIEFILNHVDQIFNNNRKASCAESIESASVVKSLTLPTASLPMKLVSLEEAQARSLSASHPARKERRENSLPEIVPVTGPLFHTVVDLPDSKRKLSTKSKKWKSIFNLGRSGSESKSKLSRNGSVFVRAQKLSEKATIRPAKSMDSLCSLPVEGEDEKSRFKRTVTTGGFFVPVMKIRTGGTGSSYDLSKENEWERDGSATGAKGSSELSGEKGPPRTPQAKSPPEQLKVFRAAESAENEQTSLKGGHMFYTSDTAAKSGFPSSLFPLEASPRHQRKALNISEPFAVSVPLRVSAVISTNSTPCRVPPKEKVSLSSLEELSSLVAESTSSSSLEAGTHTRTNQVQERTEKQLGSTLPAASSRGSHPEELVAARKSESLETSQLAAENQETLCGPSSCTSSTSSPQQSSEQSPILEQTPASEVHTEPLPADKAEKGQPKIKDVSSEGSCSQQEIKTAKTEEGSHLRDVIEEDPAKVLLEPLWPEMQQELKIIEPEEELLLLPASVPKPGLISESSSSVQADSLSSGPGQSPTASEQKSASRTPQTTTQVPLFGATGMNQQDSLHNCQSDVAAQQSCASALPKPSTLPTTTATPKNHHPVVEESRSECLTPPVDWRNHRQSEFNEVAPSNEFSCSKGAHPESKREEDSTCQLQREKDGLTRAQAQIEKPEILTADERDTFSSKALSGAGIQEMREASAVTRAHDAGDQDDEDTWTDNVQILELVEPWEDHQWVTSPLHSPTFKDIQEKMIQEFQPQSQRAETSFSVRPRFSRSLSLDSKDTVMSLWAIPFSFLDANDQQQPCSDILPLTCELPKTQPISPSSLGKTKQDESGTCPPQEPLKPEELRYPLSREEVPAEKEGPSRILLSEPEEKKVDMNKENPWNSKLELSLPYQNSPGNSSQVKNTKEELSTSQDTALGRETVTKALCSATESQLSNKGEETPRKVKTRPSSLNLDSLLPAPDFFTFESLSKPSAPGNLLCGQKEVKSSDSVPSLPTACPAASKGIPWGSNFNAHVDLDLDYLAVAHATTGRRNSAPVSVSAVRTSFMIKMCQARAVPVIPPKIQYTQIPQPLQAQNTALLAEKKEPETKQAIRQTQRVAWSHLEAPKSPLAEKKAKAEKENSDPAQKDSACPWHSSLGAVLEPSQSSHHPTLDAPVLRRKRTSEGEAVGDNPQSSKMERPSGFSKPSYRSRPGRPQSLILFSPPFPIMDHPSSSADSRVLLSPIRSPTQTTSSSPICGDLSETSWKTPEGVTLRNKMTIPKNGQRLETSTSCFYQPQRRSVILDSRSGRQIE